One Spiribacter halobius DNA segment encodes these proteins:
- the phbB gene encoding acetoacetyl-CoA reductase gives MARNALVTGGTRGLGAAIAKELKAAGHNVVVTYAGNDDAAAKFTQETGIHAEKWDVADYEACEKGVARVEERIGPIDVLVNNAGITRDGTLHKMAPDAWEAVIRTNLSSAFNMCRVVINGMRERGFGRLIQISSINGQKGQMGQANYAAAKAGLIGFTKSIAQENARKGITANVVAPGYCETDMVAAVPQEVLDKIVGQIPVGRLGQAEEIAQAVRYLASDEAGFITGSTLSINGGQYMV, from the coding sequence ATGGCGAGAAACGCATTGGTCACCGGCGGCACCCGGGGTCTGGGAGCCGCGATCGCGAAGGAGCTGAAAGCCGCGGGCCATAACGTGGTGGTTACCTACGCGGGCAATGACGACGCCGCGGCGAAATTCACCCAGGAGACCGGGATTCACGCCGAGAAGTGGGACGTGGCCGACTACGAGGCCTGCGAGAAGGGCGTGGCCCGGGTCGAGGAGCGGATCGGCCCGATCGACGTGCTCGTCAACAACGCCGGCATAACGCGCGACGGCACTCTGCACAAGATGGCGCCGGATGCCTGGGAGGCCGTGATCCGCACCAATCTGAGCTCGGCGTTCAATATGTGTCGGGTAGTAATCAACGGCATGCGCGAGCGCGGCTTCGGCCGGCTGATCCAGATCTCCTCGATCAACGGCCAGAAGGGCCAGATGGGGCAGGCCAACTACGCCGCGGCCAAGGCCGGGCTGATCGGCTTCACCAAGTCCATCGCCCAGGAGAACGCCCGCAAGGGCATTACCGCGAACGTCGTTGCGCCGGGTTACTGCGAGACGGACATGGTGGCCGCGGTGCCCCAGGAAGTGCTGGACAAGATCGTGGGCCAGATCCCGGTGGGGCGGCTCGGCCAGGCCGAGGAGATCGCCCAGGCGGTGCGCTACCTTGCGAGCGACGAGGCCGGCTTCATCACCGGCTCCACGCTGTCCATCAACGGCGGCCAGTACATGGTCTGA
- a CDS encoding DUF6789 family protein: MLDLSRGVIAGFVATLFISLLMLLRFAANLMTWFDPIEVMTLSAETILGVSGGELLGWGVHFFVGSVIWGVLYALLHGRIPGATPVRRGMIFGVVAWLVVMVTVFPLAGSGFFALGFGGTVMFTTLLAHLIFGAILGWCFSWLKSL; this comes from the coding sequence ATGCTGGACCTGAGCAGAGGCGTGATCGCCGGCTTCGTGGCCACGCTGTTCATCTCGCTGCTGATGCTCCTGCGCTTCGCAGCCAACCTCATGACCTGGTTCGACCCGATCGAGGTGATGACGCTGAGCGCGGAGACCATCCTCGGCGTCTCCGGGGGCGAGCTGCTGGGCTGGGGGGTGCATTTCTTCGTCGGCTCGGTGATATGGGGCGTGCTCTACGCCCTGCTGCACGGCCGTATTCCGGGCGCCACGCCGGTCCGGCGGGGCATGATATTCGGGGTGGTCGCGTGGCTGGTGGTGATGGTCACCGTGTTCCCGCTCGCCGGCTCCGGGTTCTTCGCCCTCGGCTTCGGCGGCACCGTCATGTTCACCACCCTGCTGGCGCACCTCATCTTCGGCGCCATCCTCGGCTGGTGCTTCAGCTGGCTGAAGAGCCTCTGA
- the gshA gene encoding glutamate--cysteine ligase, producing the protein MKRSAEGRVQHLQLNGERGLLRGSRRGLEKESLRVTSDGHIARTPHPKALGSALTHPSITTDYSEALLEFVTPPYSDTADLLDFLDGLHHYTYHHIGDELLWATSMPCIVGGDSSIPIAEYGCSNVGRMKHVYRRGLDWRYGRAMQAISGIHFNYSLSEDFLAAVQAAEGDRGDFRTFRSELYFRLIRNFQRFGWLVPFLHGASPAICKSFTGGQNLHFQELGAHTFYEPWATSLRMSDIGYKNKAQAALSISYNNLEEYVTSLRRAITTPDPEYQRIGTRVDGEWRQLNTNVLQIENEYYSFVRPKAATRSGEQPTLALRRAGVEYVEIRALDLNPFEPLGVNARQLAFMEILLVYCLLEESPPIDARERGWINANQGLVARQGRDPRLTLHRGDGGRVRLLDWAAELFDAMAGPAELLDEVHGDHRYRDVLAEYRRCAEDPGCTPSARVLAEMQDRGEEFVQFALRVSRAHAAAFRRRELPEDLRQRLAAEARASLEAQREIEAADTLPFEAYLQRYFAQG; encoded by the coding sequence ATGAAGCGGAGTGCCGAAGGCCGGGTGCAGCACCTGCAGCTTAACGGCGAGCGCGGCCTGCTGCGCGGCAGTCGCCGTGGCCTGGAGAAGGAGAGCCTGCGGGTCACCAGCGACGGCCATATCGCCCGCACGCCCCATCCCAAGGCCCTCGGCTCGGCGCTGACGCATCCCTCGATCACCACCGACTACTCGGAAGCGCTGCTCGAGTTCGTCACCCCGCCGTATTCCGACACCGCCGACCTGCTCGACTTCCTCGACGGCCTCCACCACTACACCTATCACCACATCGGCGACGAGCTGCTCTGGGCCACCAGCATGCCCTGCATCGTCGGCGGTGACAGCAGCATACCCATCGCCGAGTATGGATGCTCCAACGTCGGGCGCATGAAACACGTCTACCGGCGCGGCCTGGACTGGCGCTACGGTCGGGCGATGCAGGCCATCTCGGGGATCCACTTCAACTACTCCCTGAGCGAGGACTTCCTCGCTGCCGTGCAGGCCGCCGAGGGGGATCGCGGGGATTTCCGCACCTTCCGCTCAGAGCTCTACTTCCGGCTGATCCGCAACTTCCAGCGATTCGGCTGGCTCGTGCCGTTTCTGCACGGGGCCTCTCCCGCCATCTGCAAGTCGTTCACCGGCGGCCAGAATCTGCACTTCCAGGAGCTCGGCGCCCACACCTTCTACGAGCCCTGGGCCACGTCGCTGCGCATGAGCGACATCGGCTACAAGAACAAGGCGCAGGCGGCGCTCTCGATCTCCTACAACAATCTCGAAGAGTACGTCACCAGCCTGCGGCGGGCGATTACCACGCCGGATCCGGAGTACCAGCGCATCGGCACCCGCGTCGACGGCGAGTGGCGCCAGCTCAACACCAACGTGCTGCAGATCGAGAACGAGTACTACAGCTTCGTGCGCCCGAAGGCCGCGACCCGGTCCGGCGAGCAGCCGACGCTGGCCCTGCGACGGGCCGGCGTGGAGTACGTGGAGATCCGCGCCCTGGACCTGAATCCGTTCGAGCCCCTGGGCGTCAACGCCCGTCAGCTCGCCTTCATGGAGATCCTGCTGGTCTACTGCCTGCTGGAGGAGAGCCCGCCTATCGACGCCCGCGAACGCGGCTGGATCAACGCCAACCAGGGTCTGGTGGCGCGCCAGGGGCGCGACCCGCGGCTCACCCTGCATCGCGGTGACGGCGGCCGGGTGCGCCTGCTGGACTGGGCCGCTGAGCTCTTCGACGCCATGGCCGGCCCCGCGGAGCTGCTTGACGAGGTCCACGGCGACCATCGCTACCGGGACGTCCTCGCCGAATACCGCCGCTGTGCCGAGGATCCGGGGTGCACGCCCTCCGCCCGGGTGCTCGCCGAGATGCAGGACCGCGGCGAGGAATTCGTGCAGTTCGCCCTGCGCGTCTCCCGCGCCCACGCCGCCGCTTTTCGCCGCCGCGAGCTCCCCGAAGACCTCCGCCAGCGCCTCGCCGCGGAGGCGCGGGCGTCCCTGGAGGCCCAGCGGGAGATCGAGGCCGCAGACACCTTGCCCTTCGAGGCGTATCTCCAGCGCTACTTCGCCCAGGGCTGA
- the mscL gene encoding large-conductance mechanosensitive channel protein MscL, with translation MRGMLEEFRTFAVRGNVVDMAVGIIIGGAFGTIVQSLVRDVITPPIGLLLGGVDFTDLFVTLKEGTPAGPYATLAAANEAGAVTIGYGVFANAVISFLIVALAVFLLVKGVNRLRAAYEEPSAPATPTTRSCPYCCSVIPLPATRCPHCTSTLPPGPAAEATESGP, from the coding sequence ATGAGAGGCATGCTCGAGGAATTCCGTACCTTCGCGGTACGCGGCAACGTGGTGGACATGGCCGTCGGCATCATCATCGGCGGGGCCTTCGGGACCATCGTCCAGAGTCTGGTGCGGGACGTGATCACGCCGCCCATTGGCCTGCTGCTGGGTGGCGTGGACTTCACCGACCTGTTCGTGACCCTCAAGGAGGGCACGCCGGCGGGCCCCTACGCCACGCTGGCGGCGGCCAACGAGGCTGGGGCGGTGACCATCGGCTACGGCGTGTTTGCCAATGCGGTAATCAGCTTCCTGATCGTTGCCCTGGCGGTATTCCTGCTGGTGAAGGGGGTGAACCGGCTGCGGGCCGCCTACGAGGAGCCCTCCGCACCGGCAACGCCCACTACCCGGTCCTGCCCCTATTGCTGCTCGGTCATCCCGCTGCCGGCGACGCGATGCCCGCACTGCACCTCGACGCTGCCGCCGGGGCCCGCGGCGGAGGCGACGGAATCCGGACCGTGA
- a CDS encoding ring-cleaving dioxygenase, with product MTLQGMHHLTAVTADPSANVEFYTRTLGLRLVKKTVNQDDTTAYHLFYGDGVASPGSDITFFDFAVPLERRGTHSIVRTGFRVAGEASLSWWREWLERMGVVHGEIETRGGRRVLDFEDPEGQRLALVDDGGEGEAHPWSGSPIPAEHQIRGLGPAALSVPEAAPTHALLTQVLGMEQVAEEALPAGEVGTLRLYRMGQGGAHAELHLREEPGLSPARPGAGGAHHLAFRIADGDYDAWAAHLRAARVPNSGPVDRFYFRSLYFREPNGILFEIATEGPGFAVDEPPERLGEKLSLPPFLEAQRRSIEARLKPL from the coding sequence ATGACGTTACAGGGCATGCATCACCTCACGGCGGTCACCGCCGACCCATCGGCCAATGTCGAGTTCTATACCCGCACACTCGGCCTGCGCCTGGTGAAGAAAACGGTCAATCAGGACGACACCACCGCCTACCATCTCTTCTACGGCGACGGCGTCGCGAGCCCCGGCTCGGACATCACCTTCTTCGATTTTGCCGTGCCGCTGGAGCGTCGCGGCACCCATAGCATCGTCCGAACCGGCTTCCGGGTGGCGGGAGAGGCGTCCCTGAGCTGGTGGCGGGAGTGGCTGGAGCGGATGGGCGTGGTGCATGGCGAAATCGAGACTCGCGGCGGGCGTCGCGTGCTGGATTTCGAGGACCCCGAGGGGCAGCGTCTCGCGCTGGTGGATGACGGCGGCGAGGGCGAGGCCCACCCCTGGTCCGGAAGCCCGATTCCGGCAGAGCACCAGATCCGCGGCCTGGGCCCGGCAGCGCTCAGCGTGCCCGAGGCGGCGCCGACCCATGCCCTCCTGACGCAGGTCCTCGGCATGGAGCAGGTGGCCGAGGAGGCACTGCCCGCCGGCGAGGTGGGCACCCTGCGGCTCTATCGCATGGGGCAGGGCGGCGCGCACGCCGAGCTGCACCTGCGCGAGGAGCCCGGGCTGTCACCGGCACGCCCCGGCGCTGGCGGTGCCCACCACCTTGCCTTCCGCATCGCCGACGGCGACTACGATGCCTGGGCCGCCCATCTGCGTGCCGCCCGGGTACCGAACAGCGGTCCGGTGGACCGGTTCTACTTCCGCAGTCTCTATTTCCGGGAGCCCAACGGCATTCTGTTCGAGATCGCGACCGAGGGGCCCGGGTTCGCCGTGGACGAGCCGCCGGAGCGTCTCGGCGAGAAGCTCTCGTTGCCGCCGTTTCTGGAGGCGCAGCGCCGCAGCATCGAGGCGCGGCTCAAGCCGCTCTGA
- a CDS encoding NAD/FAD-utilizing enzyme — protein sequence MQKLTRHFLISDDLDDLERLEEDLERSGIVFSQIHLLTLDDAEAAKHPHLHTVSALMKKDLVHSGLVGLGIGIAAAILVLLIAELAGWTDTPAGRIPFIFLAIILLGFFTWEGGLLGIETPNVHFRGFEQALERGRHVFFVDLEPRQTALMDEVLKRHPAVERAGTGPAAPHWIVRAQYRIKRFFVEVFP from the coding sequence ATGCAGAAGCTCACTCGGCACTTTCTGATCAGTGACGATCTCGACGACCTCGAGCGTCTCGAGGAGGATCTGGAGCGCTCCGGAATCGTGTTCTCGCAGATCCATCTGCTCACCCTGGACGATGCCGAGGCGGCGAAGCACCCGCATCTGCACACGGTATCGGCGCTGATGAAGAAGGATCTGGTGCATTCGGGGCTGGTCGGCCTCGGCATCGGCATCGCCGCGGCGATACTCGTACTGCTGATCGCGGAGCTGGCGGGCTGGACGGATACGCCCGCCGGGCGTATCCCGTTCATCTTCCTCGCCATCATCCTGCTCGGGTTCTTCACCTGGGAGGGCGGCCTTTTGGGCATCGAGACACCGAACGTGCATTTTCGGGGCTTCGAGCAGGCCCTGGAGCGGGGCCGGCACGTATTCTTCGTGGATCTGGAGCCACGGCAGACGGCCCTGATGGACGAGGTGCTCAAGCGCCATCCCGCGGTGGAGCGAGCCGGCACGGGGCCGGCGGCACCCCACTGGATCGTTCGGGCGCAGTACCGTATCAAGCGCTTCTTCGTGGAGGTTTTCCCCTGA
- a CDS encoding HlyU family transcriptional regulator has translation MIMRWLRRLSGGAGEADEPRIGGSEDYAGFRLEAMPRKDAQGWRIAGRIARERDGEWETVEFVRADVQGDWEDAVAMSLLKARRLVDEQGQDLFTGKG, from the coding sequence ATGATCATGCGATGGCTGCGGCGCCTGTCGGGCGGCGCCGGTGAGGCCGACGAGCCCCGAATCGGCGGCAGTGAGGACTACGCCGGTTTCCGCCTGGAGGCGATGCCGCGCAAGGATGCCCAGGGCTGGCGCATCGCCGGGCGCATTGCGCGGGAGCGCGACGGCGAATGGGAGACCGTGGAATTCGTGCGCGCGGACGTTCAGGGAGACTGGGAAGACGCGGTGGCCATGAGCCTGCTAAAGGCGCGGCGGCTGGTGGACGAGCAGGGCCAGGACCTGTTCACGGGCAAGGGCTGA